The following proteins are co-located in the Agromyces laixinhei genome:
- a CDS encoding regulatory protein RecX → MSDASSEQLAPVTYLPWAKTEPTAAPVASSSPAPQRRPQSEGGSGGLRPVPSDLHSVSSDDERSVTQEQPETGAERDERVDRLVVSRLRRSALSVSEVRSVLVEHGLDDVEVEEWIERYERLGYLDDAKLAEQVVHSHGVRRGRGSGAILQELGRRGVDTTVARAAVDDLDPETELDNAHAVAERRARQLRGLDRRTAERRLSAFLQRRGYPGDIVREAVTAALTEEGS, encoded by the coding sequence ATGAGCGACGCATCATCAGAACAGCTCGCCCCGGTCACGTACCTGCCGTGGGCGAAGACGGAGCCGACGGCAGCACCGGTCGCGTCGTCTTCGCCCGCCCCACAGAGGCGGCCGCAGAGCGAAGGCGGCAGCGGCGGTCTGCGCCCCGTTCCGAGCGACCTGCACTCGGTCTCGAGTGATGACGAGCGCTCAGTCACGCAAGAGCAGCCGGAGACCGGAGCGGAGCGCGACGAACGCGTCGACCGGCTCGTCGTCTCCCGGCTGCGACGCTCCGCCCTCTCGGTGTCCGAAGTGCGATCGGTGCTCGTCGAGCACGGCCTCGACGACGTCGAGGTCGAGGAGTGGATCGAGCGGTACGAACGACTCGGCTACCTCGATGATGCGAAGCTCGCCGAGCAGGTCGTGCACAGCCATGGCGTGCGCCGAGGTCGCGGCAGCGGCGCGATCCTGCAGGAGCTCGGGCGACGCGGAGTCGACACGACGGTCGCGCGGGCGGCGGTCGACGATCTCGACCCCGAGACCGAACTCGACAACGCCCATGCCGTGGCCGAGCGCCGGGCGCGGCAACTGCGCGGCCTCGACCGGCGCACCGCCGAGCGCCGGTTGTCGGCGTTCCTGCAGCGGCGGGGCTACCCGGGCGACATCGTGAGAGAGGCTGTGACGGCCGCACTGACCGAAGAAGGCTCGTAA
- the pgsA gene encoding CDP-diacylglycerol--glycerol-3-phosphate 3-phosphatidyltransferase, producing MTSSAGTPARSANWNLPNAITVVRIIAAPVFFWMLLADAGDDGWLRWAAAALFILAIATDGIDGHIARSRGLVTDLGKILDPIADKLLTSGALICLSILGELPWWVTAIIVVREVGITVWRLVELRRGNVVPASSGGKLKTLVQAVAISFALVPLWTVVGDWIFWVDGVLMTAAVVLTLWSGLAYVRDAVRLAREPRDAS from the coding sequence ATGACCTCTTCCGCCGGAACGCCCGCGCGATCGGCGAACTGGAACCTTCCGAACGCGATCACCGTCGTCCGCATCATCGCGGCACCCGTCTTCTTCTGGATGCTGCTGGCCGACGCGGGCGACGACGGCTGGCTGCGCTGGGCCGCGGCAGCCCTCTTCATCCTCGCGATCGCGACCGACGGCATCGACGGCCACATCGCCCGGTCCCGCGGCCTCGTCACGGATCTCGGCAAGATCCTCGACCCGATCGCCGACAAGCTTCTCACGAGCGGCGCGCTCATCTGCCTCTCGATCCTCGGTGAGCTGCCGTGGTGGGTCACGGCGATCATCGTCGTGCGCGAGGTCGGCATCACGGTGTGGCGACTCGTGGAGCTGCGACGCGGCAACGTCGTGCCCGCGTCATCCGGCGGCAAGCTCAAGACCCTCGTGCAGGCAGTCGCGATCTCCTTCGCGCTCGTGCCGCTCTGGACCGTCGTCGGCGACTGGATCTTCTGGGTCGACGGCGTGCTCATGACGGCGGCCGTGGTGCTGACGCTGTGGTCGGGCCTCGCCTACGTGCGCGACGCCGTGCGTCTCGCACGTGAGCCGCGCGACGCGAGCTGA
- a CDS encoding helix-turn-helix domain-containing protein, with protein sequence MVLVRQEIGDVLRDFRLQKGRTLRQVASKASVALGYLSEVERGQKEASSEILASVADALDTPISVIMHEVGDRIAVIEGLSVVPDSLPDELVAEFDADLMVH encoded by the coding sequence ATGGTCCTGGTTCGACAGGAGATCGGCGATGTGCTGAGGGACTTCCGCCTGCAGAAGGGCCGCACCCTTCGTCAGGTCGCATCCAAGGCCAGCGTTGCGCTCGGCTACCTGAGTGAGGTCGAGCGCGGCCAGAAAGAGGCCTCCTCCGAGATCCTCGCTTCGGTCGCCGATGCTCTCGATACGCCCATCTCGGTGATCATGCATGAGGTCGGTGACCGCATCGCGGTGATCGAAGGCCTCTCGGTGGTGCCCGACAGCCTGCCCGACGAGCTCGTGGCCGAGTTCGACGCCGACCTGATGGTCCACTGA
- a CDS encoding DUF3046 domain-containing protein: MKLSEFQTAVTEEFGAGYGGVVVGDLVLTSLGSRTAREALAAGVRPREVWLALCEATDVPEERRHGAGRPVPGETRTPRQL; the protein is encoded by the coding sequence GTGAAGTTGAGCGAGTTCCAGACCGCGGTCACCGAGGAGTTCGGCGCCGGGTACGGCGGTGTGGTCGTCGGTGACCTCGTCCTCACGTCGCTCGGCAGCCGTACCGCCCGTGAGGCGCTCGCCGCGGGCGTCCGGCCGCGTGAGGTCTGGCTCGCCCTCTGCGAGGCGACGGATGTCCCGGAGGAGCGCCGGCACGGTGCCGGTCGCCCGGTGCCCGGGGAGACGCGCACGCCGCGGCAGTTGTAG
- a CDS encoding CinA family protein: MPPATGDPANRLIAELTGRGLRVAVAESLTGGLVVAELTSVPGASVVVSGGVVAYDSAVKRSVLGVPAELLAAEGAVHPEVARQMADRVRTVLAVDDRAADLGIATTGVAGPTDQDGRPPGTVYVGIAFGGEVEAIGLALRGSRTEIRAATVLAAIEAALARVTSGSFSRRLAE, translated from the coding sequence ATGCCTCCTGCAACGGGTGACCCGGCGAATCGCCTCATCGCCGAACTCACTGGGCGCGGGTTGCGGGTCGCCGTCGCGGAGTCGCTGACGGGCGGACTCGTCGTGGCCGAGCTCACGAGCGTGCCGGGGGCATCCGTCGTGGTGAGCGGCGGCGTCGTCGCCTACGACTCCGCGGTGAAGCGGTCGGTGCTCGGTGTGCCGGCGGAGCTGCTCGCGGCCGAGGGCGCCGTGCACCCCGAGGTCGCCAGGCAGATGGCCGATCGCGTGCGTACCGTGCTCGCGGTCGACGACCGAGCGGCAGACCTCGGCATCGCGACCACCGGGGTCGCCGGTCCGACCGATCAAGACGGCCGGCCGCCGGGAACCGTCTACGTCGGCATCGCGTTCGGCGGTGAGGTCGAGGCGATCGGGCTCGCGCTCCGCGGCAGCCGAACCGAGATCAGGGCGGCGACCGTGCTGGCGGCGATCGAGGCGGCGCTCGCCCGTGTCACGAGCGGCTCATTTTCTCGCCGGCTTGCGGAATAG
- a CDS encoding ribonuclease J: MPDQVIDPAPLEAGTLRIIPIGGLGEVGRNMTSYEIDGKILIVDCGVLFPEEHQPGVDLILPDFGFLKSRIDDIVGVVLTHGHEDHIGAVPYLLKLRGDIPLIGSQLTLALIEAKLKEHRIKPYTLTVKEGGHEQIGPFRLEFIAVNHSIPDALAVAIKTDAGTVLATGDFKMDQLPLDGRLTDLREFARLGEEGVDVFMVDSTNADVPGFTPLERSIGPVIDEVINRAPRRVIVASFSSHVHRVQQVLDAAWANHRRVALLGRSMVRNMTIAADLGYLKVPEGVLIDYKKAGNVPDDEIVYMSTGSQGEPMAVLSRMANRDHQIEIGEGDTVILASSLIPGNENAVYRVIDGLTKLGADVVHKANAKVHVSGHAAAGELLYCYNILKPKNVLPIHGEYRHLFANAKLAQDTGIPEKNTFIGENGTVYDLRGGVLGVVGQLDLGFVYVDGSTVGEITDADLKDRRILAEEGFISVIVVVDASTGRVITGPEIHARGFAEDDSVFDDVKPKIIDALAEAAHSGVRDSHALSQIVRRVLGGWVNRRLRRRPMLVPLVIEA, from the coding sequence ATGCCCGACCAAGTCATCGATCCTGCCCCGCTCGAGGCCGGAACGCTCCGCATCATCCCCATCGGCGGCCTGGGGGAGGTCGGCCGCAACATGACCAGCTACGAGATCGACGGCAAGATCCTCATCGTCGACTGCGGCGTGCTCTTCCCCGAAGAGCACCAGCCGGGCGTCGACCTGATCCTGCCCGACTTCGGCTTCCTGAAGTCGCGCATCGACGACATCGTCGGTGTCGTGCTCACGCACGGTCACGAAGACCACATCGGCGCGGTGCCCTATCTGCTCAAGCTCCGGGGCGACATCCCCCTGATCGGCTCGCAACTGACGCTCGCGCTCATCGAGGCGAAGCTCAAAGAGCACCGCATCAAGCCCTATACCCTCACCGTGAAAGAGGGCGGGCACGAGCAGATCGGCCCCTTCCGTCTCGAGTTCATCGCCGTCAACCACTCGATCCCCGACGCCCTCGCCGTCGCGATCAAGACCGACGCAGGCACCGTGCTCGCGACCGGCGACTTCAAGATGGATCAGCTGCCGCTCGACGGACGACTCACCGACCTGCGCGAGTTCGCGCGCCTCGGCGAAGAGGGCGTCGACGTCTTCATGGTCGACTCCACGAACGCGGATGTCCCCGGCTTCACCCCGCTCGAGCGCTCCATCGGCCCCGTGATCGACGAGGTCATCAACCGTGCGCCGCGCCGAGTCATCGTCGCGAGCTTCTCGAGCCACGTGCACCGCGTGCAGCAGGTGCTCGACGCCGCGTGGGCCAACCACCGCCGGGTCGCCCTCCTCGGCCGCAGCATGGTGCGCAACATGACCATCGCCGCCGATCTCGGCTACCTGAAGGTGCCGGAGGGCGTGCTCATCGACTACAAGAAGGCCGGCAACGTGCCCGACGACGAGATCGTCTACATGTCGACCGGGTCGCAGGGCGAGCCGATGGCGGTGCTCTCGCGCATGGCGAACCGCGACCACCAGATCGAGATCGGCGAGGGCGACACGGTGATCCTCGCTTCGAGCCTGATCCCGGGCAACGAGAACGCGGTCTATCGCGTCATCGACGGTCTCACGAAGCTCGGCGCCGACGTCGTGCACAAGGCCAACGCGAAGGTGCACGTCTCGGGGCACGCGGCCGCCGGCGAACTCCTCTACTGCTACAACATCCTGAAGCCGAAGAACGTGCTGCCGATCCACGGTGAGTACCGGCACCTGTTCGCGAACGCGAAGCTCGCGCAAGACACCGGCATCCCCGAGAAGAACACCTTCATCGGCGAGAACGGCACGGTGTACGACCTGCGGGGCGGCGTGCTCGGCGTCGTCGGGCAGCTCGACCTCGGCTTCGTCTACGTCGACGGCTCGACCGTCGGCGAGATCACCGACGCCGACCTCAAGGACCGCCGCATCCTCGCAGAGGAGGGCTTCATCTCGGTCATCGTCGTGGTCGACGCGTCCACGGGCCGAGTCATCACCGGGCCCGAGATCCACGCGCGCGGGTTCGCCGAAGACGACTCGGTCTTCGACGATGTCAAGCCCAAGATCATCGACGCCCTCGCCGAGGCCGCACACAGCGGCGTGCGCGACTCCCACGCGCTGTCGCAGATCGTGCGGCGCGTGCTCGGCGGTTGGGTCAACCGGCGCCTGCGTCGCCGGCCGATGCTCGTGCCGCTCGTCATCGAGGCGTAG
- a CDS encoding DNA translocase FtsK yields the protein MATGTRSNKRASGTSARTTSTRQSTAPTKKLPANTRAAATKKAPAAPERPNILVRAWMGLAHLTGGAARALGPETLSKEERRDGLPFFIVVLAIIGAVVEWFLINEPIAQTLDSWTFGGLFGRVAFALPVVMLLFAVWLFRHPSSVHDNTRIGIGLGLLLLTVSALCHLFGGQPEPRDGMAVLARAGGILGWMVAAPLTALITQVGATIVVIVLLLLSLLIITKTPPTRIPARFRELYEWLFGATHDETEAPEGEPKPSRRERRKSVQAELDGIDALGDGDDDQPRGGMLPWWRRNDSNREEDPAFASGGAEGLTEVFGAGSAAGGFESPLEGAGGPGYDTEVLGDLERAESALQQFTGDVPQGGTGLRGDDAGATNVLAAFDVAGAATGAAGSDAPGSSEFDAEAPAEPERPYSLPAASTLAAGAPAKKRSQVNDDVVRQITGVLDQFGVDAKVTGFSRGPTVTQYEIELGPGVKVERVTALSKNLAYAVASNEVRILSPIPGKSAIGIEIPNADREIVTLGDVLRSGNAANAAHSMTIGVGKDVGGGYVVANLAKMPHLLVAGSTGSGKSSFVNSMITSLLMRAKPSDVRMVLIDPKRVELAPYAGVPHLITPIITNPKKAAEALSWVVKEMDMRYDDLASFGFRHIDDFNKAVINDEIVLPAGSERTLKPYPYLLVVVDELADLMMVAPRDVEDSIVRITQLARASGIHLVLATQRPSVDVVTGLIKANVPSRLAFAVTSVTDSRVILDQPGADKLIGQGDALFLPMGASKPLRVQGAWVNEDEIERVVKHVTRQARPEYRQDVAAAVERKEIDSDIGDDLELLLAAAELVVSTQFGSTSMLQRKLRVGFAKAGRLMDLLESREIVGPSEGSKARDVLVTAEQLPGVLARLRGEEPAAAPAAAAAQQPAARPAAPAGAQTGPLGDGIAAKEAYDAPDERYTDPVARMSEGLPEVDGDADEDAWGLTGRD from the coding sequence ATGGCTACGGGCACCCGATCGAACAAGCGTGCATCGGGCACGTCCGCCCGCACGACGTCGACGCGCCAGAGCACCGCACCCACGAAGAAGCTGCCGGCGAACACCCGCGCCGCCGCGACGAAGAAGGCGCCCGCGGCCCCAGAGCGGCCGAACATCCTCGTGCGGGCATGGATGGGCCTGGCGCACCTGACCGGCGGGGCCGCCCGCGCGCTCGGCCCCGAGACCCTCTCGAAAGAGGAGCGGCGCGACGGCCTGCCGTTCTTCATCGTCGTGCTCGCGATCATCGGCGCCGTCGTCGAGTGGTTCCTCATCAACGAACCCATCGCACAGACGCTCGACTCATGGACCTTCGGCGGCCTCTTCGGCCGGGTCGCTTTCGCCCTGCCAGTCGTGATGCTGCTCTTCGCGGTCTGGCTCTTCCGACACCCGAGCTCGGTGCACGACAACACGCGCATCGGCATCGGGCTCGGCCTCCTGCTCCTGACCGTCTCCGCACTCTGCCATCTCTTCGGCGGCCAGCCCGAGCCGCGCGACGGCATGGCAGTGCTGGCCCGTGCCGGCGGCATCCTCGGCTGGATGGTCGCGGCGCCGCTCACCGCGCTCATCACGCAGGTGGGAGCCACGATCGTCGTGATCGTGCTGCTCCTCCTGTCGTTGCTCATCATCACGAAGACGCCGCCGACCCGCATTCCCGCGCGGTTCCGTGAGCTCTACGAATGGCTCTTCGGTGCGACCCACGACGAGACCGAAGCGCCAGAGGGCGAGCCGAAACCGTCGAGACGCGAGCGCAGGAAATCGGTGCAGGCCGAACTCGACGGCATCGACGCACTCGGCGACGGCGACGACGACCAGCCGCGCGGCGGCATGCTGCCGTGGTGGCGCCGCAACGACTCGAACCGAGAGGAAGACCCGGCGTTCGCCTCCGGCGGTGCAGAGGGACTCACCGAGGTGTTCGGAGCGGGTTCCGCCGCCGGCGGCTTCGAGTCGCCCCTCGAGGGAGCGGGCGGCCCCGGATACGACACCGAAGTGCTCGGCGACCTCGAGCGCGCCGAGTCCGCGCTGCAGCAGTTCACGGGCGACGTGCCGCAGGGTGGCACCGGCCTCCGCGGCGACGACGCCGGCGCCACGAATGTGCTCGCGGCGTTCGACGTCGCAGGCGCCGCGACCGGGGCGGCCGGCTCCGACGCGCCCGGGTCTTCGGAGTTCGATGCGGAGGCGCCCGCCGAACCCGAGCGCCCATACAGCCTGCCCGCCGCGTCGACGCTGGCGGCCGGCGCACCGGCGAAGAAGCGCTCGCAGGTCAACGACGACGTCGTGCGCCAGATCACGGGCGTGCTCGACCAGTTCGGCGTCGACGCGAAGGTCACCGGCTTCTCGCGCGGTCCGACGGTGACGCAGTACGAGATCGAGCTCGGCCCCGGCGTCAAGGTCGAACGCGTCACGGCGCTCTCGAAGAACCTGGCCTATGCGGTCGCCTCCAACGAGGTGCGCATCCTCTCGCCGATCCCGGGCAAGAGTGCGATCGGCATCGAGATCCCGAATGCCGACCGCGAGATCGTGACGCTCGGCGACGTGCTCCGCTCCGGCAATGCGGCGAATGCCGCACACTCGATGACGATCGGCGTCGGCAAAGACGTGGGGGGCGGCTACGTCGTCGCGAACCTTGCGAAGATGCCGCACCTGCTCGTCGCCGGCTCCACGGGTTCCGGCAAGTCGAGCTTCGTGAACTCGATGATCACGTCGCTTCTGATGCGGGCGAAGCCCTCCGACGTGCGCATGGTGCTCATCGACCCGAAGCGCGTCGAGCTCGCGCCGTACGCCGGTGTGCCGCACCTCATCACGCCCATCATCACGAATCCGAAGAAGGCCGCTGAGGCGCTCTCGTGGGTCGTGAAGGAGATGGACATGCGCTACGACGACCTCGCGTCGTTCGGCTTCCGTCACATCGACGACTTCAACAAGGCCGTCATCAACGACGAGATCGTCTTGCCGGCCGGCTCGGAGCGCACACTCAAGCCGTATCCGTACCTGCTGGTCGTCGTCGACGAGCTCGCCGACCTGATGATGGTGGCCCCGCGCGACGTCGAGGACTCGATCGTGCGCATCACGCAGCTCGCCCGCGCCTCCGGCATCCACCTCGTGCTGGCCACCCAGCGACCGTCCGTCGATGTCGTCACCGGTCTCATCAAGGCCAACGTGCCCTCGAGGCTCGCGTTCGCGGTCACGAGCGTCACCGACTCCCGAGTCATCCTCGATCAGCCGGGAGCCGACAAGCTCATCGGTCAGGGCGACGCGCTCTTCCTGCCGATGGGCGCGTCGAAGCCCCTGCGCGTACAGGGTGCATGGGTGAACGAAGACGAGATCGAGCGAGTCGTCAAGCACGTCACCCGGCAGGCTCGGCCCGAATACCGGCAGGATGTCGCGGCAGCCGTCGAACGGAAGGAGATCGACTCCGACATCGGCGACGATCTCGAACTGCTCCTCGCCGCCGCCGAGCTCGTCGTGTCGACCCAGTTCGGATCGACGTCGATGCTGCAGCGCAAGCTCCGCGTCGGCTTCGCGAAGGCCGGCCGCCTCATGGACCTGCTCGAGTCGCGTGAGATCGTCGGCCCGTCCGAGGGCTCGAAGGCGCGCGACGTGCTCGTGACCGCCGAGCAACTGCCGGGCGTGCTCGCGCGACTGCGCGGCGAAGAGCCCGCTGCCGCGCCGGCTGCAGCAGCGGCACAGCAGCCCGCCGCGCGCCCTGCGGCACCCGCCGGCGCGCAGACCGGTCCGCTCGGTGACGGCATCGCCGCGAAGGAGGCGTACGACGCGCCCGACGAGCGTTACACCGACCCCGTCGCCCGCATGAGCGAAGGGCTTCCCGAGGTCGACGGCGACGCCGACGAAGACGCCTGGGGACTGACCGGACGCGACTGA
- the recA gene encoding recombinase RecA yields MASPADREKALETALAQIDRQFGKGSVMRLGSEERAPVEVIPTGSIALDVALGVGGLPRGRIIEIYGPESSGKTTLTLHAIANAQRNGGIAAFVDAEHALDPEYAKKLGVDIDALLVSQPDTGEQALEIADMLVRSGSIDLIVIDSVAALVPRAEIEGEMGDSHVGLQARLMSQALRKLTGGLNQTNTTMIFINQLREKIGVFFGSPETTAGGKALKFYASVRLDIRRIETLKDGTDAVGNRTRVKVVKNKMAPPFKQAEFDILYGVGISREGSLIDYGVDQAIVKKSGAWYTYDGDQLGQGKENARSFLLQNPDIAADIEQKILVKLGIGQPAGASAPSNVEPIAPKLGRKGA; encoded by the coding sequence ATGGCATCACCAGCAGACCGCGAGAAAGCACTCGAGACCGCACTCGCGCAGATCGACCGCCAGTTCGGCAAGGGCTCGGTCATGCGCCTCGGCAGTGAGGAGCGCGCCCCCGTCGAGGTCATCCCCACCGGTTCGATCGCGCTCGACGTCGCGCTCGGCGTGGGCGGGCTTCCGCGTGGCCGCATCATCGAGATCTACGGCCCGGAGTCCTCGGGCAAGACGACGCTCACCCTCCACGCCATCGCCAACGCGCAGCGCAACGGCGGCATCGCGGCGTTCGTCGACGCCGAGCACGCGCTCGACCCCGAGTACGCGAAGAAGCTCGGCGTCGACATCGACGCACTCCTCGTCTCTCAGCCCGACACGGGTGAGCAGGCACTCGAGATCGCCGACATGCTCGTGCGATCCGGCTCCATCGATCTCATCGTCATCGACTCCGTCGCGGCGCTCGTGCCTCGGGCCGAGATCGAGGGTGAGATGGGCGACTCGCATGTGGGTCTGCAGGCCCGTCTCATGTCGCAGGCGCTCCGCAAGCTCACGGGCGGTCTCAACCAGACCAACACGACGATGATCTTCATCAACCAGCTGCGCGAGAAGATCGGCGTGTTCTTCGGCAGCCCCGAGACGACCGCCGGCGGCAAAGCGCTGAAGTTCTACGCTTCGGTGCGTCTCGACATCCGTCGTATCGAGACCCTGAAAGACGGCACCGATGCCGTCGGCAACCGCACTCGGGTCAAGGTCGTGAAGAACAAGATGGCGCCGCCCTTCAAGCAGGCCGAGTTCGACATCCTCTACGGCGTCGGCATCTCCCGCGAGGGCAGTCTCATCGACTACGGCGTCGACCAGGCGATCGTGAAGAAATCCGGTGCGTGGTACACCTACGACGGCGACCAACTGGGTCAGGGCAAAGAGAACGCCCGCAGCTTCCTGCTGCAGAACCCCGACATCGCCGCCGACATCGAGCAGAAGATCCTCGTCAAGCTCGGCATCGGGCAACCGGCCGGTGCGTCCGCTCCGTCGAACGTCGAGCCCATCGCACCGAAGCTCGGGCGCAAGGGCGCCTGA